TCTTGTTTTTGATTCAAAGCTATTTCTGATCGGGATGAATGAAATAGCCATCGAAATTCTTGGTACTGAGCATACAGCGAAGATTGGGAGTGATATTAAAGATCTGCTGCCCAATATGTACAGAAGTAACCGGTTTGAATTGTTGCATGATGTAATTCGCACGAATCAACCGGTTCGCTGGCGAGATCATGCTACACGCGGAGACAATATTGTCGCATTTGAAGTTGCCGCTTTCAAACTAAACTCTGGATTGGGGATGGTTGTCTTTGATATAGACAAACGTTTCGATAAGATCACAACCCTTAACTCCTCAGATGAATCTTCAACTGCAATTCAGGCTGTGATCCACGAGCCTTTCCTGATCCTGGATATGCGCAATCGGGTGCTGAGTGCTAATAACGCTTTTTACGGACATTTTTACTTAAAAGCTCAGGACGTTATTGAAGAATCGATTTATGATCTCAATAAAACTCAGTGGAATATTCCAGCTCTCCACGAGTTGCTCGAGTACAAAATCTCAAGCACAGGGAGTGCGAAGAATTATGAAATAAAGGCATATTTTACGGGTCTGGGAGAAAGAACTCTGAAGCTAAACGCAAAACAGTTTCTACTTCAAGCAGAGAATATAGTGGTCACCTTTTTAGCTGTCAAAGATGTTACAGAAGTTGCCAAACAACGGGCTTCTTTGAAAAAACAAATCGAGCTTTTTTCAAAAGTACCCGATGCCGTGATCATTACTGATACACGAGGCACTATCATTGAAATGAATAACCATGCGATTGAACTTTATGGTTGGTCTTTAGAGGAACTGATAGACAAACCGATCAAATCTATTTTACCGCTGGAAGCAAGGAGAGATCATGATGCTATCATTGGAAATGTATTGGCCGGGGAGGAGCTTGTTGGATATGAGATGATCCACTGGTCCAAAACAGGTGATCAGATACCCGTCGTCATGCATAGTGCACCGCTTCGAGATCAGAATGACCTGATCTATGGAACGGTCTCATTTATGCAGTTGTTGCCGTCAATTACACTGGCAGAAAAAGCACTAAAAAGATCTCAGGAAGTTCTACTTCGGTCAAATGACCCCGTCATTATTGTGGATTTAACAGGAACTGTCACCATGATCAACGCCAAAGCGGAGCAGGCGTATGGTTGGTCGAATGAGAAGATCACAGGGAAACCTGGTAGCACTTTCATTGTTAAAGATGATCAGACGGCTTATGAGGCTGCACTCACTGACTGTCTTGGAGACGGATTGGCACAAAGCCTGTCAATACGGAGCACGACACGCCAGTCCATAATTCGAGAAGTTGAACTCTCATTTCATCTGTTAACTAATGTTCGGGAGGAGCCTGCCGGGGTAGCCATTATGGAGCATGAAAAATCCAGAAATGAGCAGTCATCTCGAGTTTATTCTCATCTACTCAATTCCTATCTCAAGCTTCCGGATGCGGTTATCTTGGAAAACATGAGTGGTGAAATCGTAGATTTCAATACAGCTGCAGCGACTCTTTATGGATGGGAGAAAAGTGCCCTGATCGGAAAGCTGGCATTATCACTGGTTCCAGAAGATCAACAAGCCCAAGCTAATGAACTTCTGGAGAAGTGTAAAGCGGGGGAGGTCGTACAAAATGTTGAGAGTCGCAGATGGTCAAAATCGGGTAAACATTTCAGGACTCAGATAACCATGTTCCAAATAATGGATTCCGAAGAAATTCCGAGTCGAGTTGTAACGATCTCAAGACAGATCGCTAGTTCCCATGAAGGAACCGGGACAAACAAGTTATTTGAGACGGAAATGTTGTTTCAGGAATCTATTGATCCCATAATTATTGAAGATCTCACAGGGAAGGTTATCCAGATAAATCAAGCTGCTGAAGCTTTATTTGGCTGGGAGCGTGCAGATTTGCAGGGGAAGCCGATTAAGGTGGTCATTCCGGCTGGGAACCATAAGCAACATGATAAGATCATTTTATTATGCCATAATAAGATTCTGATCCAAAAAGTGGAGAGTGAATGCTGGTCAAAGGAGGGCAAGGTATTTCCAGTCCTGGTCTCTCTTATCTTGCTCAGGGATGCTGATGGAGAACCGATAGCTATTGCAAACACCTTTCAGGATAACACGGCTTTCAAGAAACTTCAACACTTGAAACAAAAGTTAGAGGCGCAACAGGGGTAGTCTGTTCGGGCGTAGTTCGAATATTGTTAATGGCATGGCCTCAATGGTGTTCACTATGCTTGATAGACTGCTGGCTCTATTCAGCCAATCTCCTATATCTTTCCATAATTAAATCGGAGTACTTGTCTTTCATAGCTATGGATAAAAAAGAGATCTTAATCAAATCTTCTATTCCAGCTTTTTTGTCGACCAGGTTTTGTATTTCCGACAGTATTGTTTTTTCAGTTAATCTTAATCTATCTTTACCATAGTACTCAAATAAATCCGCTTGGTTGATTCTTCTTTTTTTCCCTGCCATGGGCAAAGCCATTTCTTCAACTGCTTTATCTATTGAAATTGTAGAATTGAGCAGGTCATAAGCCGGGCTTAGCTCGATCTTATTTTTGCGTGTTATCAAGCTGAAATTTTTCAGATGCATATCTTCATTTCCCGTTAGAAAGCAAAATAGCACTCTTCGAAATAATTTTCTCTTTTCAAGTAACGGAAATGTACAATAATTTTCAATTACGGGAATAAGCTTTTCCATTGACCAATTATATTTAGTCTCTCTTGTGTTATTGGTTAGCTGTGCAAAATCTTCTACATGGTATTTTTTATTTTTGCCATATCTGTCAAAGCGCTTAATAAAATAGCTTAGGCTTCCATCTTTAGAATATACCAAACCGGTTAGCGGAACTTCAATTCCGAACGATTTGGCCATTTTCATTGTTAGATCTTCATTTTCCGGAACTTCTGTAAATATTTCGCTTTGGGGTTTTATAATAAAGGTACCACGGTTGTCTACTATCTGGAATTCCTGATGCTTGACAGATAGCTTCGCACTTAGTTTTGGCTGAACACCCTGTATTGACATTTTGCCAGATCTTAAAGCTGCTTCGCGCCTTTGTTCTTGTGCTGTGAATGGGAGTTCAGTTAAGTTAGATAAACGCGGTGATAATTTTGCAAGACCCGGTATACTGTATTTGTCCTGGCATATCTCATATGTGATAGGACATTTATTCATCAGGTCTATTGATTTTTTCTATTGTAACAGCACCTACTAAATCCAGCCCGGTTACTAATAATTGTTGGAAGTAATCTTTTTTATCTATTTTGTACATTTTCAATAGCCCTTCGAGTTGTATTCCTTCCGGCAATAAACCATCAAAGAATGGAGGAAATGATTTAAATTCATAGACCTCTTCTCTTACCGGCATGGTAAGGGATATCGGTGGACCTTCGTATTCCAGATCATAATTA
This portion of the Candidatus Neomarinimicrobiota bacterium genome encodes:
- a CDS encoding PAS domain S-box protein; its protein translation is MKLINRNNTKESVSRAELYESFADNATEGFLVFDSKLFLIGMNEIAIEILGTEHTAKIGSDIKDLLPNMYRSNRFELLHDVIRTNQPVRWRDHATRGDNIVAFEVAAFKLNSGLGMVVFDIDKRFDKITTLNSSDESSTAIQAVIHEPFLILDMRNRVLSANNAFYGHFYLKAQDVIEESIYDLNKTQWNIPALHELLEYKISSTGSAKNYEIKAYFTGLGERTLKLNAKQFLLQAENIVVTFLAVKDVTEVAKQRASLKKQIELFSKVPDAVIITDTRGTIIEMNNHAIELYGWSLEELIDKPIKSILPLEARRDHDAIIGNVLAGEELVGYEMIHWSKTGDQIPVVMHSAPLRDQNDLIYGTVSFMQLLPSITLAEKALKRSQEVLLRSNDPVIIVDLTGTVTMINAKAEQAYGWSNEKITGKPGSTFIVKDDQTAYEAALTDCLGDGLAQSLSIRSTTRQSIIREVELSFHLLTNVREEPAGVAIMEHEKSRNEQSSRVYSHLLNSYLKLPDAVILENMSGEIVDFNTAAATLYGWEKSALIGKLALSLVPEDQQAQANELLEKCKAGEVVQNVESRRWSKSGKHFRTQITMFQIMDSEEIPSRVVTISRQIASSHEGTGTNKLFETEMLFQESIDPIIIEDLTGKVIQINQAAEALFGWERADLQGKPIKVVIPAGNHKQHDKIILLCHNKILIQKVESECWSKEGKVFPVLVSLILLRDADGEPIAIANTFQDNTAFKKLQHLKQKLEAQQG
- a CDS encoding HipA domain-containing protein, translated to MNKCPITYEICQDKYSIPGLAKLSPRLSNLTELPFTAQEQRREAALRSGKMSIQGVQPKLSAKLSVKHQEFQIVDNRGTFIIKPQSEIFTEVPENEDLTMKMAKSFGIEVPLTGLVYSKDGSLSYFIKRFDRYGKNKKYHVEDFAQLTNNTRETKYNWSMEKLIPVIENYCTFPLLEKRKLFRRVLFCFLTGNEDMHLKNFSLITRKNKIELSPAYDLLNSTISIDKAVEEMALPMAGKKRRINQADLFEYYGKDRLRLTEKTILSEIQNLVDKKAGIEDLIKISFLSIAMKDKYSDLIMERYRRLAE
- a CDS encoding HipA N-terminal domain-containing protein; the protein is MRKSLIKIHNVRAGILKEESQTHYLFNYDLEYEGPPISLTMPVREEVYEFKSFPPFFDGLLPEGIQLEGLLKMYKIDKKDYFQQLLVTGLDLVGAVTIEKINRPDE